One stretch of Tenacibaculum sp. MAR_2010_89 DNA includes these proteins:
- a CDS encoding PPK2 family polyphosphate kinase has product MNVEHYKVSKEIKLSTLSTKEVKEDAKKELKKLRKKISELQDTMYAEGKYGVLICLQGMDTSGKDSLIREVFKDVNARGVEVHSFKVPTELELKHDFLWRHYIALPAKGKIGVFNRTHYENVLVTRVHPEYVFSESIPTVKNLEDLNDDFYHSRMDRINQFEKHLEENGTVVLKFFLNLSKDEQKNRLLRRLNIPEKNWKFSAGDLKERKLWDKYQECYEDVLNRTSTNYAPWYVVPADDKPTARYIVAKVLLEELQQYNFKEPTLSQKVIDQIDEFKAQLNNE; this is encoded by the coding sequence ATGAACGTAGAACACTATAAGGTTTCCAAAGAAATTAAATTAAGTACTTTAAGTACAAAAGAAGTAAAAGAAGATGCTAAAAAGGAGCTTAAAAAACTTCGAAAAAAAATTAGTGAATTACAGGATACTATGTATGCAGAAGGTAAATATGGTGTTTTGATATGTTTACAAGGAATGGATACTTCAGGAAAAGATAGTTTAATACGAGAAGTTTTTAAAGATGTTAATGCCCGAGGGGTAGAGGTACATAGTTTTAAAGTACCTACTGAATTGGAGTTAAAACATGATTTTTTATGGAGGCACTATATAGCACTTCCAGCTAAAGGAAAAATAGGTGTATTTAATCGTACTCATTATGAAAATGTATTGGTTACAAGAGTACACCCTGAGTATGTGTTTTCAGAAAGTATTCCTACGGTAAAGAATTTAGAAGATTTAAATGATGATTTTTACCATTCAAGAATGGATAGAATAAATCAATTTGAAAAGCATTTAGAAGAAAATGGAACTGTAGTTTTGAAATTCTTTTTAAATCTATCAAAAGATGAACAAAAGAATAGGTTATTACGACGTTTAAATATTCCGGAAAAGAATTGGAAATTTTCTGCAGGAGATTTAAAAGAACGTAAATTATGGGATAAATATCAGGAGTGCTATGAAGATGTTTTAAATAGAACATCAACAAATTATGCGCCTTGGTATGTTGTTCCTGCTGATGATAAACCAACTGCAAGGTATATTGTAGCAAAAGTTTTATTAGAAGAGCTACAACAATATAATTTTAAAGAGCCTACTTTATCACAAAAGGTGATAGATCAAATTGATGAATTTAAGGCACAATTAAATAACGAATAA
- a CDS encoding 3'-5' exonuclease, with protein MELNLKKPIVFFDLETTGISIATDRIVEISILKVFPNGNKESKTWLVNPEIEIPEASTAIHGITNEKVVTEPTFKDLSVKINEMIEGCDLAGFNSNRFDIPLLAEELMRVGIDFDMTNRKAIDVQVIFHKKEQRTLSAGYKFYCGKDLEGAHSAEADTLATYEILLAQLSKYDDIGNTVEELSEFSSHTQRADFAGFILFNDDKQEIFSFGKYKGRLVEDVLKENPGYNSWIQNADFPLYTKKVLRQIKERMTAPVKTMSDDEKLKALQAKFNMK; from the coding sequence ATGGAATTAAATTTAAAAAAACCAATTGTATTTTTCGATTTAGAAACTACAGGAATAAGTATTGCAACAGATAGAATTGTTGAAATATCAATATTAAAAGTTTTTCCAAATGGAAATAAAGAAAGTAAAACATGGTTGGTAAACCCAGAAATTGAAATACCAGAAGCATCAACCGCTATTCATGGAATTACAAATGAGAAAGTAGTTACTGAACCAACTTTTAAAGATTTATCTGTAAAAATTAACGAAATGATTGAAGGTTGTGATTTGGCAGGATTCAATTCTAACCGATTTGACATTCCTTTATTAGCTGAAGAGCTGATGAGAGTTGGAATTGATTTTGATATGACTAATAGAAAGGCTATTGATGTTCAAGTTATATTTCATAAAAAAGAACAAAGAACATTAAGTGCAGGGTATAAATTTTATTGTGGTAAAGATTTAGAAGGTGCTCATTCTGCTGAAGCTGATACCTTAGCAACCTATGAAATTTTATTAGCGCAACTAAGTAAATATGATGATATAGGAAACACTGTAGAAGAATTAAGTGAGTTTTCTTCTCATACACAACGTGCAGATTTTGCTGGTTTTATTTTATTCAATGACGACAAGCAAGAAATTTTTTCTTTTGGTAAATACAAAGGGCGTTTAGTAGAGGATGTGTTAAAAGAAAATCCTGGATATAATTCCTGGATACAAAATGCAGATTTTCCTTTATACACTAAAAAGGTTTTACGACAAATAAAAGAAAGAATGACTGCACCTGTTAAAACAATGTCTGATGATGAAAAATTAAAAGCATTACAGGCAAAGTTTAATATGAAGTAA